The stretch of DNA CCCACGAAGGCTGCCGCGTCGATCGCGAAACCTTATCCTGGAGTATAGAAGAGAGTTgtgctcgcgccgcgacggcgttgCTTCAGTGCCGAATGAAAGTTCCTCTCTCCCGAATTCTCCGGCAGGAGCTGCTCCTTCGCTTCGGGTTTTCAGCTTCCACGCAAGAcgcgcttctccgtcgtccCCTCCAGAGTCTATACTCGTTTCCTCCTGCTTttgccttcgccttcccggGTGTGTCTCCTCCTGCGCCCGGCGGgacgctgtctctcctgGGGAGGTCGCCAGaggcggtcgccgtcgcgagcTGGGCGCcaccgcctctgcagcccgtGGGGGCTGCAGGCTCCAGCTCCACAGGCGCCAGCGGGCCccttggcggcggcgggggtcagcagccgcaggccgtCCTGGTTGGGCTCCAGCAGCATCAGGCGTTGCAGTCGATGGAGGAGCAGATGATTCGCACGCTCGAAACTCAGCAGATGGTTGagggcgtcgcagaggaaaacgaagGCACAGATGGCAGTTGTCCGGTGCTTGTCGAGGTTCTTCTTCATATCGTTTGCTCGCTCCTCTTTggaacgcgcggcgagacgacgcCTGTCGAGAATGCGCAGTGgactcgcctcttcttcccgctTTTGCATacgtctcctctgtcgccgcctcctgtcgCGTCTTCTGAAGAGGTGGAGAGCAGGCATCGACGTCTGCTGTTTGCTCTGCTCACAGAAGTCCTGctccctcctgcggcgcgggcgttcAGTGCCAACTCATCCGGGGGATTCTTTCGAAAGCCGTCCTCAGCTCCCGCAGACTGCGGGCCGTTTCCCGCTTGTCTCGGGGGCAGCGCCCTGGCCCGCCCCTCCGTCGCAGTCGCAGAACGGCCAGAaggacgcgcgggcgccggcgaccagCTGCGCTCTGCGCTGACTGTCCCGCCCCGGATCCGGCTGCGGAGGTGGCCTTACATCTTCACTTTCCACTTGCTGGCGAGCTCGTGTCTGCCTCCGTGGGGCACGTCctttctgcgccgcagctcgtTCGCCTGTTGCTGTCCCTGCTGCCCCAGCGCCGAAGGCAAGGCCTCTATCCGCGATGCCGACGGAGCGGTCGCGGATGGCGGCAGCCTCACCGCGTCGggctccggcgcgcctctgcagcgtcctCCTTACGAGGGCAACCTAGTCGACGGCGGGCGGACTGCGCCCCCAACAGGGGATGGCACTGCGGGTGCGAAGGGAgcggccttctccgcgcatAGGTGGTGCGCGTGCTGCTACTGCTTTCCGCAGCCGCACAGTCCGTGTATCAAAGCCTTGACAACAGGAAACAGTTCCCTGTCCAGtgtgcctgccgcgccgattgctgcagctgcttcggcTGCAGCcagggcggcggctcgcctgcctGCAGGATCTCCGCCCCCGTCCTCCGGCTCGTCATGCCCGGTCGTGGGCGTCGCTCCACCAAGCGCAGGGGCATGCGGAGACAGTTTGGCTTCTTCCTTAATTCGAGACACTTGCCAGGGTGACCGTTGCGGCGGGAAATGCGGAGAGGCCTCTGGCCCAGgggccgacgacggcgagccgctcTGCGCCCCGGCGTCACTGGCTGTCTTCGTATCGACCGTggtcgcggccgcgttcAAGCCTCACCTCTTCTCTATGCTTGACACAAACGCAAGTTACGCGACGAATATGTGGGAAAGCACCTCCGTCAACTCGCTAGCGGCGACTGTGGGGATCGGAGGTGCCGCTAGCGGTGTCAAAGGCGAgaaaggagagggaggggggtCCACGGCCATGCCGGCCTCAGGCCGCGGCCCTGCGGCGAGTGCAGCGGCTTCTGCGGCAACTGAACAGAATGGAGCGCCTCAGTCTCTGCAACTGCCCTACTTGCTGCAGTCCCCTCCGACGTTTCTTCTGCATCCTCTCCAGGAGATCCTCTTGGAAGGCCTCCCTCGTCGATTTTCTTCTTTGCTGGCGGGCGTGCAGGCGCCACAGCCAAGCATAGTCCCTCCgcttgcgcgcctcgcggctgctgtgaGTCAGGCGCTTCAGTTCACAGCCACGCAGCAGTCGACAGTTGCGGAGGGCGATCAACTTCAGCAGCCTCCCACATTTCAGCGAGATGCTCTGTTCGCTCTTGTGGAGGAGCTCCACAAgcgtttcttcgccgtcgactTCCTCCGCATCGGGTcttttctgcagcagcagcaaatCCTCCATCGACACCGACAGCTCGATGGCTTGATTGCCATGGGGCGCGGCGTCatcggcggcagcggtgTGAGTGCCTCAtcctgcgaaggcgactactcggcgtctccgcgggcctcgagTGCGTTGGGAGACGCGGGTGGCGTggtggcgctggcggcgggccttggggcggcggccgctgcgggagacgttctcgcgcagctgcgtctgaTGGCGCCAGCGACACCCTCGGGCgtgggcagcgccgcctcgccctctgccaAGGAGACTGTCAGTGGAAAAGGCAACAGTGGAAGCAAGTTTGGCGCTGGCGCATGTGGGGGGGCGTTCGGCCACACCGACGTGGGCGGGGGGATGGCTGGCGatccgccgcggaaggctgGACCCGGGGGAGGGAAGGGCAAAGGGAAACGGAGAGACTGAACGACTCGTCACCACGAAAGTGGGCGGTGGCGAACCGGATACACTTGCCTGAAGTGCCCTGCCATGGGCGAGTGCAAGAAGGGAACACGTGTCGAAGTGACGGGGATGCACAGCAGTAAGGCTGTCGGTCTTTGGCGAGTTGCCATCGAGTTGCATTGCAGAAAAAGATGTTTTGGCAAGGGGAGTTCAAGGGGACAGTGAATTCACGTGGCGCAGTTGTGTCATGCATCCATTTTGTGAAGTGGGAGTAGCGAGAACTTTGACACGTTAGGCTAAATAAACGGTAGGCACAGTACGCTGAAGCGGTGTTTGGAACTTACACATGTCTGGCGTGCACTGGCGTGTCTGTGCATTGGAAAGCGCTCTCAGGTTCAAGGGGTAGTATTCAGAGGATTGCATACGGCTAGGAGGAAGAGGTACTTTATGACAATCCTGACACATGATAAGCCAGCAACGCTGCTGGAGAGTTCACAGCAACGTTTTCTGCCAACTTCTGCTGTTCTTTTGCCACTGTACGAGACAGAAATTGACAGGGAGCTTCGAGGCTCTGTTTCTGGGGTGCCCCTGGTCCTGCGGCAAGCTCGTGCGGCTTCTTCATAAAGTCAAAAGTTTCTGGTAGCTCGTTATGGCTTGCGCGTGTATCGATCGAGCACCTGAGGGGCGCTAACAGCGAGTATATTCTTCACTTTTCCCAGTCCCCTGTGGCGTCCCTTCCTTTGCAAGGGATCAGGGCTGGTTCTTAGGAAAAAAAGCCATCGTGTGTCAAGTCGCGCCGCGCATGAAACTGTAGACGCTTCGGAATGATTTCGGGTCCCGTCAGCAGGCAAAGAGCTTTAGTAGCACGGCGGAAAGTAGTGTATAGCGGATCTCACACCACTATGGCAGTTTCCCGTAGACCCAGCTATAACGGGCCTCAGCAGCTTAAGGTAGTTGTCCGTAGAGGTGTCTACGACGGTCCTCAAACCTCTACGGCAGATATCGCACTACTGAAGCACCACAAACAGATTATCGTACGGGAAAAGCTATCAAGAAATGCGATacctgaggcggcgcgccgccgaaatGGCAGTCTTGAGAGTGTTCACAATGTGAAGTTCCTAGCAGTGAGCGGTGGTAGTGTCAAAGGCTCTATAGGTAGTGTTTTCCTTGAGTATGCTAGTTATTTGTGTTAGGATGTAATCAAATAGCAAATCGCCAGCTTGGCTTAAGCTGCCGCAGGTGGTTTATGGGGTTGCTTTCATATTGTTGGCCACAGGTGTGGGGGGAGACGGAGGGTGTTCCTGCGGCACAGCCTGTTCAAAGACTTACGAACGAACCGCTAAACCAGCACTGGCGGGAATCGCGGTCGATTTTCGTAGAACTTCTTcatgcggctgcggcttTTGCCATGAAATTGTGTAGTAAGACGCATTCGTGGTGCGTCACTCATTTGATTTTATTCATGCTATCTCGCGATCTACCTTCGGCCGCATAAACAACCTGTACTGGTTTCTGACAGCATCGATCGACGTTCTGTGATGTTTGCCTGGACACACTAAGAATAGCGTTGGTTTCCCAACGGAGTTTCCAGTCCAGTTCTTTGCATGTGGTTCAAATGGTGAACATCATCACAGTCGTCGAAGACAACGTGACTATCGTCACGCTCGCCAAAGATAATGTTACTATCGTCACGCTCGCCGAAGACAACGCATCTGCGCACCAATGTGGGGGACGCGaaatgcatgcgtgtgcaggAAAAAGCATCGATTTCTAAATATGTAGTAGGAGGCAAGCATGTGCAGGAGAGTTCGTGGTTTTACATTAGACTGTTGCGAATAGGCTTGCTCTTCAAGTCCGAGGGTGTGTCTATACTTGTGTGCTATCCATTTCCATGCGGGGCTCATTTTGTCGCTAACCGCAACGGCTTCATACAAATTCGCTGTGTACCAATGCTTGCGGCGGATACCCTACTTCCGGTAGACTGAGAACCGCACAACAGTTTTCACAACACTATACGGCTTCCACCTTTTAGTTGTGCCGCACATTCACAGAACGTTCCTCTTCAGTGTTTGAGTCGTTGTCTGAGCACTGTCCAATGCTGATCCGCCCGCAGGTCGAACGAAAACAAGCTGGGAAGAACAATGTTTTATACTACCGAAGCCTGTGACAGTATCATGTATTTCTGGCTCTCTTGTGTGCTCCAAATAGCACCGAAATACCCGCACTCACGGATTCGTTGTCAAACAGTGGATATGGTCCGTGTGGCAATACAAGATGCTCAAAGATGGCAACGAGCTCTGGTGCAATTCCTTTGATCAACGTAGACACTTTCAAGAGGTAGGGTATTTCGTTGCCGACAAGTAGCGCACGGTTACCTCAAGAGCGCATCGAGAGTTTCTCACATTCAGCTGTTTCTTGGTGGGGCAACACAACCAACTCCGGGAGATTCGCAGACCAGCAGCAGGTCGAACAGCACTACACGTTGCAGAGGTCAAGAACATTGCCTCTCCCGTGAACGCGCGCACAACAGAGGACGTAGAGATGCGGCATGCCGGCCATAAGAGCACCTTGCCTTGTCGTTTGGGTCTATATGACTACATGTTGGGAGCGCGACAATCAGGGAAAGGTCCTGCGGAATCGCGTAGACACTTGCGGGAACCCATTCAGGTTCGCTCCTTCTGCCTTTGAATCCCGAACCGAGGCTAATCAAGGAATTTTTGTTAGACCGCGTTTCATGCTACACTCCTTCAGAATATCGCGCTATAGCGACAAAGAGGCACGCCACTGTGTCGCACGCCGTAGAGCATCACTGATCGTAGCACTCTAGCACGCATCAGCAAGCAACTGTTCTGAGATCCTTCCGTCGTCTGCTTTTTGATGCGCATTAGGGTCCTCGGCTTGAGCGTCTTCGCCGTAGTTGCCAGGCCTCTGTGGAAGTGGTGGGCTGGGCCTGTCGTGAAGGCAATCTTCGGCAAGCATATCATCGGCCACATTGTTTGCCATAGAATTCGAAACTCGCCAGAACAGATCTTTCTTGTCCAAGAGACAGAAACGTAAGCAGCCCAGCAAGATTTCTGTCCGTAAGATAGCGGTGTACAGTCAATAAGGCCTGTACTTTTGAAATTACACTGTCGAGCGGATACCGTGCGACTGGGTCACAGTGACCCGCGGTGCCCTGGACCTGAAAGACGTGTGCGGGCTCTCGTGCATCCGAGCGAAGGTAGCTTGGATGGATGGCGGGTGGGTCATCATCGTGTAGACGCTGACGAAGTTGTGTGTGAGCTTGCGATTTCGTCCTACAGATTTCAGGCTCCATTTGTCTCGTGTACTTGTGCGTTCAGTGAGGTACACCTATGCGGAAACGTAACCTCCGGTACACCCGACCACGAGATCGAACTAACACCAGAAGGTGCGCAGAAAAGATTACGCACGTTTCACTCGCCCCTCCCGCCGCAAATGGCAGTGTCGTGTACAGTGGAATTGACGAAACGGGCAAGAAACCTGCCATCCTCTCACGTCTTGCTCGTGCATCGTGTAGGACGCTCTGCGGCTAGGTGGATTGGAAAGCAACTGCTTCGTTTTTTTGGACGGGAGCGTGTTCGGTTCTACTGCTCTCCGTATACGAGAGCGCGACAGACGTTGGATTCGTTGATAGATGGCCTACGAGCTGAAGAATCGGGCAAGGATAGCGATTATATTCGAAATGCGAGCTCTTTACGGCGAATCCGTGAGTGCAGACACCTTCGTTAGCTCACCGAGATGTAGTCGTACGGCATATGACGCGGTCGGGGTTGCCGAGGAAAAAACTTGACGTGAGCATAGTCATGCAGACGAGGATGGAAAGCGGTTCTCTCAAACTCCACAACATCACAGACATCTGTTACTGTTTTTCGCCTCACACACGATCTCAGAtagaagcgccgccgcaagagGTACTCAATTTCGGTCGCTTCTGTCTGAGCTTGTGTTGCTGTGGATCAACTCAGGGTCAATGCTTCAGGCGGGATGGCGCAAGTTATTCGTACCTGCTGAGGAAAGTTCCGAGAGCTCGGATAAACACTTCAGTGGTAGAGGTCATTGGCCTAGCATGACGCGCGTCACTGAGGCTGTCTGTGACCAGCCAACGAATGGAGAGTTCATCTTATCGTCACCTCGGGTCCTTGTGGACTGTGATACAACATGCGCGAGCGCGGTCGATTCTTGGAAAGCGCCATACGAAATCACCGAAGATATGAGATTGCGAGATCAAGAGATGGGCTTCGGTGAGCAAATTTTCTCTGGGCGAACATGAACCAActtttttctcgcctttccTCGTGACTCCGGTGGTACAGCGTGCCCCGTATTCGTGTGATGCACGCCAGCCTCCCTCAACTACTCGAAAGTTGAAAGCAGATGGTGAATAATGCAAGCGACACCTTGAGAGGCGAGTAGACTCCTCGAAAAAAGCTCCTATTCGTGCCTTCCTCTTGGATCTACTCAAAATTACTGTAGCAGTGCAGCGCAGCACCAGGGGAAATAGCTCGCTTTGAAGTAGACAATCCGCGAGTCACTGGATGTGTGCGTTGGTGTGGCTGCCTGCATTTAGGGCGATCGAGGACAGAGCTGGTGAAGGAATTCTTGCAGAGGAACTTCGAGGCTAACAAGTACTACAGGTAAAAGCGTAACCCAAATGCACGCGCACAATTTGGTGACTGTTGGATGCCTTTCTGATTAACCGTGGGGCATACGGTCCTCCTGTACTGTCGCGAACATCAGGTTCTCTGGCGGAGAGTCCGGCGCCGACGTCTTCGATCGTGTGgcctccttcggcgcgcagctccagc from Besnoitia besnoiti strain Bb-Ger1 chromosome V, whole genome shotgun sequence encodes:
- a CDS encoding hypothetical protein (encoded by transcript BESB_059980); amino-acid sequence: MATSSGAIPLINVDTFKRVLGLSVFAVVARPLWKWWAGPVVKAIFGKHIIGHIVCHRIRNSPEQIFLVQETETEVHLCGNVTSGTPDHEIELTPEGSMLQAGWRKLFVPAEESSESSDKHFSGRGHWPSMTRVTEAVCDQPTNGEFILSSPRVLVDCDTTCASAVDSWKAPYEITEDMRLRDQEMGFGRSRTELVKEFLQRNFEANKYYRFSGGESGADVFDRVASFGAQLQRDFETKPYVENCVIVSHRPVLRVLISLLSPKTADVDALLDLSSSAGVVVLKKKPPSGEYEYAVSRAFAHLQGVEILLKNFRSSLLGVSV
- a CDS encoding hypothetical protein (encoded by transcript BESB_059970), producing the protein MASLTRARLGLSSLLRALMACFNFPLILLAMLNGRQGFAALQRFFNFLVPQGGLRALQTAVQESRRREALFRALLEWRASATCPSRGGVNSRAGLLQSRGPSQSARLDKLLRAAREREELEEALELTLQWLLRVVRVSRKDAPWCFPKTLDLAVGGGGAAGGEAAGRPRGMQPNDAEKVTGGCGGDACLWEGDGGARRRKRTQFDVGLRPDSRRDLQEETDAETDLRLGGYPEGKALSGRERNRCSCCGDPLTDEGELVFHDQEDDSRGDPEAARLATGAAHEGCRVDRETLSWSIEESCARAATALLQCRMKVPLSRILRQELLLRFGFSASTQDALLRRPLQSLYSFPPAFAFAFPGVSPPAPGGTLSLLGRSPEAVAVASWAPPPLQPVGAAGSSSTGASGPLGGGGGQQPQAVLVGLQQHQALQSMEEQMIRTLETQQMVEGVAEENEGTDGSCPVLVEVLLHIVCSLLFGTRGETTPVENAQWTRLFFPLLHTSPLSPPPVASSEEVESRHRRLLFALLTEVLLPPAARAFSANSSGGFFRKPSSAPADCGPFPACLGGSALARPSVAVAERPEGRAGAGDQLRSALTVPPRIRLRRWPYIFTFHLLASSCLPPWGTSFLRRSSFACCCPCCPSAEGKASIRDADGAVADGGSLTASGSGAPLQRPPYEGNLVDGGRTAPPTGDGTAGAKGAAFSAHRWCACCYCFPQPHSPCIKALTTGNSSLSSVPAAPIAAAASAAARAAARLPAGSPPPSSGSSCPVVGVAPPSAGACGDSLASSLIRDTCQGDRCGGKCGEASGPGADDGEPLCAPASLAVFVSTVVAAAFKPHLFSMLDTNASYATNMWESTSVNSLAATVGIGGAASGVKGEKGEGGGSTAMPASGRGPAASAAASAATEQNGAPQSLQLPYLLQSPPTFLLHPLQEILLEGLPRRFSSLLAGVQAPQPSIVPPLARLAAAVSQALQFTATQQSTVAEGDQLQQPPTFQRDALFALVEELHKRFFAVDFLRIGSFLQQQQILHRHRQLDGLIAMGRGVIGGSGVSASSCEGDYSASPRASSALGDAGGVVALAAGLGAAAAAGDVLAQLRLMAPATPSGVGSAASPSAKETVSGKGNSGSKFGAGACGGAFGHTDVGGGMAGDPPRKAGPGGGKGKGKRRD